One window of the Natrinema sp. CBA1119 genome contains the following:
- a CDS encoding ATP-binding protein has translation MTPPRFVDRVDELDLLKSRFENDTAELVVIYGRRRLGKSALVREAIRGRQDAVYWQAAEETSDVQLANFVDTASETFPILDDIQRDWEALLRALGREEAVVVLDEFPYLAESDDALPSKIQRVWDMHLEETSMTLVLVGSSISIMEDKVLSGGSPLYGRRTATIDLPPLDLMDAQQFYPDDDPDTVIQAWGIFGGTPYYLQALTPSRSLAENIQSHVLSEHGVLHNEPEFLLRTEFGIREPQTYYTILRAIATGKRAANEIADFAGTDSNALGSYLSKLRRLRLVERDIPVTADPNATRKSRYRLKEPLFRFWFRYVYGQQGKLAQLGEDAYEQLIEPTITDYMGAMFEQVCQNALPSLIPNTYQGIGYWWHQQHELDVVGLASDGTLVAGECKYTSREMTEGDLADLERTASRVRWTPPNGTDREEHYCCFCRSGFSDDLQQTAANRDDVSLFTPCDIVPSADAE, from the coding sequence ATGACCCCTCCGCGTTTCGTCGACCGCGTCGACGAACTCGATCTGCTAAAATCGCGGTTCGAGAACGATACCGCAGAACTGGTTGTGATCTACGGGCGTCGACGACTCGGCAAGAGTGCGCTCGTCCGTGAAGCGATCCGCGGCCGCCAGGATGCTGTCTACTGGCAGGCAGCGGAAGAGACGTCTGACGTACAACTTGCGAATTTCGTCGACACTGCCAGCGAGACGTTTCCGATCTTGGACGACATACAGCGTGACTGGGAAGCCTTACTTCGGGCACTGGGTCGAGAGGAAGCGGTGGTCGTCCTCGACGAGTTCCCCTATCTCGCCGAGTCGGACGACGCGCTTCCCTCGAAGATCCAGCGCGTTTGGGATATGCACCTCGAAGAGACGAGTATGACGCTGGTGCTGGTCGGCTCGTCGATCAGTATCATGGAAGACAAAGTCCTCAGCGGCGGTAGTCCGCTGTACGGCCGCCGGACCGCGACGATCGACCTCCCACCGCTCGACTTGATGGATGCCCAGCAGTTCTATCCCGACGACGATCCAGATACGGTCATTCAGGCCTGGGGTATCTTCGGGGGAACACCGTACTATCTCCAGGCACTTACTCCGTCTCGTTCGCTCGCCGAAAACATCCAGTCGCACGTTCTCTCGGAACACGGCGTCCTCCACAACGAACCCGAGTTCCTGTTGCGAACGGAGTTCGGGATTCGTGAACCGCAGACGTACTACACGATCCTCCGGGCGATTGCGACCGGCAAGCGTGCAGCAAACGAGATCGCTGACTTCGCCGGCACTGACTCAAACGCGCTTGGTTCGTATCTCTCGAAGCTCCGACGGCTCCGACTCGTTGAACGCGACATTCCAGTGACCGCGGACCCGAACGCGACCCGAAAGAGTCGCTACCGGCTGAAAGAGCCCCTGTTCCGGTTCTGGTTCCGCTACGTCTACGGCCAGCAAGGAAAACTCGCCCAGCTCGGTGAGGACGCCTACGAGCAGTTGATCGAGCCGACTATTACGGACTACATGGGGGCGATGTTCGAGCAGGTCTGCCAGAACGCACTTCCATCCCTGATTCCCAACACGTATCAGGGGATCGGCTATTGGTGGCACCAGCAGCACGAACTCGATGTCGTCGGGCTTGCAAGTGACGGAACGCTCGTGGCGGGTGAGTGCAAGTACACCAGCAGAGAGATGACCGAGGGGGATCTGGCTGACCTCGAACGGACTGCGTCACGGGTTCGGTGGACACCCCCCAACGGAACCGACCGCGAGGAGCACTACTGTTGTTTCTGTCGCTCCGGCTTTTCCGACGATTTGCAGCAGACGGCTGCGAACCGTGACGACGTTTCACTCTTCACGCCCTGCGACATCGTGCCGAGTGCAGACGCCGAGTGA
- a CDS encoding DUF192 domain-containing protein encodes MTLERVWKGLLVLAVVAAAGIVLVQAGLVSVPWGPDEGEVRILDDGSDDDPSADADPESGNGTAADGEETNGSDGSTNDSDGDADREPKAVVDVEVADDSNERYTGLSDHESLEPGNGMLFIHNQEQELTYVMREMDFDIDIIFINADREITTIHHARAPGPDEDGNDLEYSGRGKWVLEVPRGYANETGIEVGDEVEIDLESNQTTITSAGSGSLERVAATVDREPTMPTAVDAHRISARR; translated from the coding sequence ATGACTCTCGAGCGCGTATGGAAAGGTCTTCTCGTCCTCGCCGTCGTCGCAGCTGCTGGTATCGTCCTCGTACAAGCTGGCCTCGTCTCCGTCCCCTGGGGCCCCGACGAGGGCGAGGTTCGGATCCTCGACGACGGATCCGACGACGACCCGAGCGCTGACGCGGATCCCGAATCGGGTAACGGAACTGCCGCCGACGGTGAAGAGACGAACGGGAGCGATGGATCGACGAATGACAGCGATGGCGACGCTGATCGCGAGCCCAAGGCCGTCGTTGATGTTGAAGTCGCAGACGATTCAAACGAACGCTACACCGGATTGAGCGATCACGAGTCCCTCGAGCCGGGTAACGGAATGTTGTTCATCCATAATCAGGAGCAAGAGCTGACCTACGTGATGCGTGAGATGGACTTCGACATCGACATCATCTTCATCAACGCCGATCGCGAGATTACGACGATTCACCACGCTCGCGCGCCCGGACCCGACGAGGACGGCAACGATCTGGAGTACTCCGGGCGCGGAAAGTGGGTCCTCGAGGTGCCCCGCGGCTACGCGAACGAGACGGGTATCGAAGTCGGCGATGAAGTCGAAATCGACCTCGAGTCGAACCAGACGACCATTACCAGTGCCGGATCCGGTTCACTCGAGCGCGTCGCCGCGACTGTCGATCGCGAGCCGACCATGCCGACAGCGGTCGACGCCCACCGTATTTCTGCTCGTCGGTAA
- a CDS encoding ABC transporter ATP-binding protein, whose product MSNADWDDDDPFEEQRAEIENPMKRLFLEYGSNYTGAAVIGVIASFFARILDLLPALMLGVAIDAVIRREIPYAEAFPVGGWIVAPYVPDGRLAQFWLTIGIIAGAFLCSAVFHWTRNWGFNTFAQNVQHDIRTDTYDEMQRLDMGFFADKQTGEMMSILSNDVNRLEKFLNDGMNSLFRLLVMVLGIGGLLFAINRQLALIALLPVPLIALFTYLFIQTIQPKYAEVRSTVGKVNSRLENNLGGIQVIKSSTTEEYESERVEDVSRDYFDANWGAIRTRIKFFPGLRVLAGIGFVITFLVGGLWVISGPPGPFSGELSTGMFVVFILYTQRFIWPMAQFGQIINMYQRARASSERIFGLMDEPNRVGEEPNAPDLEVTEGRVEYDDVSFSYGNREAERTMGEATEEHPDSGDAETILENIDFTVEGGETLALVGPTGAGKSTVLKLLLRMYDVDEGAIRIDGQNVEDVTLRSLRESLGYVSQDTFLFYGSVEENITYGTFDASREEVIEAAEMAEAHEFIENLPEGYDTEVGERGVKLSGGQRQRLSIARAILKDPDILVLDEATSDVDTETEMLIQRSIDELAADRTTFAIAHRLSTIKDADQILVLEGGEIVERGTHDELLANGGLYSHLWGVQAGEIDELPEEFIERAQRRQARTEVEQTDD is encoded by the coding sequence ATGAGTAACGCCGACTGGGACGATGACGATCCCTTCGAGGAACAGCGGGCGGAGATCGAGAATCCGATGAAGCGGCTGTTCCTCGAATACGGGTCGAACTACACGGGCGCCGCCGTCATCGGCGTTATCGCGAGCTTCTTCGCTCGGATCCTGGACCTGCTCCCGGCGCTCATGCTAGGGGTCGCGATCGACGCCGTAATCCGCCGGGAGATTCCGTACGCAGAGGCGTTCCCGGTCGGCGGTTGGATCGTGGCACCCTACGTCCCCGACGGACGGCTGGCGCAGTTCTGGCTGACGATCGGGATCATCGCGGGTGCCTTCCTCTGTTCGGCCGTGTTCCACTGGACCCGAAACTGGGGATTCAACACCTTCGCCCAGAACGTCCAGCACGATATCCGGACCGACACCTACGACGAGATGCAACGCCTGGACATGGGCTTTTTTGCCGACAAGCAGACCGGCGAGATGATGTCAATCCTCTCGAACGACGTCAATCGCCTCGAGAAATTCCTGAACGACGGGATGAACTCCCTCTTTCGGCTACTCGTGATGGTGCTCGGCATCGGGGGCCTGCTGTTCGCGATCAACAGGCAACTGGCCCTGATCGCGCTCCTCCCAGTGCCGCTGATCGCCCTCTTCACCTATCTGTTCATCCAGACGATCCAGCCCAAGTACGCCGAGGTCCGCTCGACCGTCGGCAAGGTCAACTCCCGACTCGAGAACAACCTCGGGGGCATTCAGGTCATCAAGTCCAGTACGACCGAAGAGTACGAATCCGAGCGGGTCGAAGACGTCTCTCGAGACTACTTCGACGCCAACTGGGGAGCGATTCGGACCCGGATCAAGTTCTTCCCCGGTCTGCGCGTGCTCGCGGGAATCGGCTTCGTTATTACCTTCCTCGTTGGCGGTCTCTGGGTCATCTCGGGCCCGCCCGGACCGTTCTCGGGCGAACTCAGTACCGGGATGTTCGTCGTCTTCATCCTCTACACCCAGCGCTTCATCTGGCCGATGGCGCAGTTCGGGCAGATCATCAACATGTACCAGCGCGCTCGCGCCTCGAGCGAGCGCATCTTCGGGCTGATGGACGAACCGAACCGGGTCGGCGAGGAACCGAACGCGCCCGACCTCGAGGTGACCGAGGGCCGCGTCGAGTACGACGACGTCTCGTTTAGCTACGGCAATCGCGAGGCGGAACGGACCATGGGCGAGGCGACTGAAGAGCACCCGGACTCGGGAGACGCGGAGACGATCCTCGAGAATATCGACTTCACCGTCGAGGGCGGCGAGACGCTCGCGCTGGTCGGTCCCACGGGAGCCGGCAAATCGACGGTGCTCAAACTCCTCTTGCGGATGTACGACGTCGACGAGGGAGCGATCCGTATCGACGGACAGAACGTCGAAGACGTCACGCTCCGCAGCCTCCGCGAGTCGCTGGGATACGTCAGTCAGGACACCTTCCTCTTCTACGGCAGCGTCGAGGAGAACATCACGTACGGCACGTTCGACGCGTCCCGCGAGGAGGTGATCGAAGCCGCGGAGATGGCCGAGGCCCACGAGTTCATCGAAAATCTGCCCGAGGGGTACGACACCGAGGTCGGCGAGCGCGGAGTCAAACTCTCCGGCGGCCAGCGCCAGCGGCTCTCGATCGCCCGCGCGATCCTCAAAGATCCCGACATCCTCGTGCTGGACGAGGCGACCAGCGATGTCGACACCGAGACGGAGATGCTCATCCAGCGCTCGATCGACGAACTCGCGGCGGATCGGACCACCTTCGCCATCGCCCACCGCCTCTCGACGATCAAGGATGCCGATCAGATCCTCGTCCTCGAGGGCGGCGAGATCGTCGAGCGGGGGACACACGACGAACTGCTCGCGAACGGCGGACTCTACTCGCACCTCTGGGGCGTTCAGGCTGGCGAAATCGACGAACTACCCGAGGAGTTCATCGAGCGTGCCCAGCGCCGGCAGGCGCGGACGGAAGTAGAGCAAACGGACGATTGA
- a CDS encoding Yip1 family protein, protein MSPRTPLLKPGDYFSDREDVRLPSLAVFTLFVVASVVMTVVMVQLLFDQITGVSKGTRWGVLFLAIPGLVVGLVIGWFVVAAIMHFLGGKASNTGTFADALAVAGWAYAPNLLAIPFRVFQFRSKVESRTITATDPEQLEAQLEAMQWGSGQVEVLIYLVVIGWSVYILAHGISKTHNASYGSAISAAVLVGIGSFLLGLL, encoded by the coding sequence ATGAGTCCACGCACGCCGCTCCTGAAACCGGGGGACTATTTCTCGGATCGCGAAGATGTACGTCTGCCTAGCCTCGCCGTGTTCACACTGTTCGTCGTTGCGAGCGTCGTGATGACGGTCGTGATGGTCCAGTTGCTGTTCGACCAGATAACGGGCGTTTCGAAGGGAACTCGGTGGGGAGTGCTCTTCCTCGCGATCCCTGGACTGGTGGTCGGTCTCGTCATCGGCTGGTTCGTCGTCGCTGCGATTATGCATTTTCTGGGCGGGAAGGCGTCGAACACGGGGACGTTCGCCGACGCCCTCGCCGTCGCCGGCTGGGCGTACGCGCCGAACCTCCTCGCTATTCCGTTCCGGGTATTTCAATTTCGGTCGAAAGTCGAATCCAGAACGATCACCGCGACAGATCCGGAGCAGCTCGAGGCCCAACTCGAGGCAATGCAATGGGGGTCCGGACAAGTAGAAGTTCTCATCTATCTGGTCGTGATCGGTTGGAGTGTCTACATCCTCGCACACGGCATTTCGAAGACCCACAACGCCTCCTACGGGAGTGCAATAAGTGCCGCCGTACTCGTCGGTATCGGCTCGTTTCTGCTCGGACTGCTGTAA
- a CDS encoding creatininase family protein, with protein sequence MDLSTATWTDVRDLETDLAVVPVGSTEQHGPHAPLGTDVMTAEAVADAGLERVDQDVVRAPAIPVGIAEEHRQFPGTMWVSEDTFRNYVGEAVESLARHGFDRIVIVNGHGGNVDALREVGGRLTRDGDAYVVPFTWFEGVGEHTADMGHGGPLETGLLRHLEPDRIREERIDEARAGAADGWGDWTSDVNLAYDAAEFTENGVVGDPDEGDAQRGEALLELAADALARLLEAVDERDVSRPERR encoded by the coding sequence ATGGACCTCTCTACCGCGACGTGGACGGATGTCCGCGATCTCGAGACGGACCTCGCGGTCGTCCCCGTCGGCAGCACGGAACAACACGGCCCCCACGCCCCCCTCGGGACGGACGTGATGACCGCCGAGGCGGTTGCCGACGCCGGGCTCGAGCGGGTCGACCAGGATGTCGTCCGCGCGCCAGCGATTCCGGTCGGGATCGCCGAGGAGCACCGCCAGTTCCCCGGGACGATGTGGGTCTCCGAAGACACGTTCCGGAACTACGTCGGCGAGGCCGTCGAAAGTCTGGCCCGTCACGGCTTCGATCGCATCGTCATTGTCAACGGCCACGGCGGGAACGTCGACGCCCTCCGGGAGGTCGGCGGCCGACTCACCCGCGACGGCGACGCCTACGTCGTTCCCTTCACCTGGTTCGAGGGCGTCGGCGAACACACCGCCGACATGGGCCACGGCGGCCCCCTCGAGACGGGACTCCTGCGACACCTCGAGCCGGACCGCATTCGAGAGGAGCGGATCGACGAGGCCCGGGCCGGCGCGGCCGACGGCTGGGGCGACTGGACGAGTGACGTCAACCTGGCCTACGACGCGGCGGAGTTTACGGAAAACGGAGTCGTCGGCGATCCGGACGAAGGCGACGCCCAGCGAGGCGAAGCACTGCTCGAGTTAGCTGCCGACGCGCTGGCTCGGCTGCTCGAGGCGGTCGACGAGCGTGACGTTTCGCGGCCCGAGCGACGATAG
- a CDS encoding DUF5790 family protein: MSQATLGDDEELFGEAANEMREDVEASLEEAWAALPAADDIWETDADNVLGVLNGLNSALDAGDAEDSLRDAKKWFTMGQRADAFDDADDLEEEIEALEEAITDISEAGEQVGELTSTIPALRGTLQDAGPADVDDESEAADEDENEDEE, from the coding sequence ATGAGCCAAGCCACGCTCGGCGACGACGAGGAACTGTTCGGGGAAGCGGCCAACGAGATGCGCGAGGATGTCGAAGCATCGCTCGAAGAGGCCTGGGCGGCGCTGCCCGCCGCCGACGACATCTGGGAGACAGATGCCGACAACGTGCTGGGCGTCCTCAACGGCCTCAATTCGGCGCTCGACGCCGGCGACGCCGAGGACAGCCTCCGCGATGCGAAGAAGTGGTTCACGATGGGCCAGCGCGCCGACGCGTTCGACGACGCGGACGACCTCGAGGAAGAGATCGAAGCCCTCGAGGAGGCCATCACGGACATTTCCGAGGCCGGCGAACAGGTCGGCGAACTCACGTCGACGATTCCGGCACTGCGCGGGACGCTGCAGGACGCCGGTCCCGCGGACGTCGACGATGAATCGGAGGCCGCGGACGAGGACGAAAACGAAGACGAAGAGTAA